The Salvelinus namaycush isolate Seneca chromosome 11, SaNama_1.0, whole genome shotgun sequence DNA window accaccacaccaccacacagacacaacacaacagacCACCATACAGACACAACAGACCACCATACAGacacaacacaccaacacacagacacaacacaccaacacacagacacaccaccacacagacacaacacaccaccacacaacacacaaccacacaggcacaacacatcaccacacaggcacagacacaccaccacacagacacaacacaccaccacaccaccacacaacacaccaccacacacgcacaacacaccaccacacagacacaccaccacacagacacaccacacaggcacaacacaccaccacacagacacaacacgccaccacacagacacaacaccaccacacagacacaccaccatacagacacaacacaccacaccaccacacaggcacaacaccacacagacacaacacaccaccacacagacacaacacaccaccacacagacacaccgccacacagacacaacacaccaccacGCAGACACACCACCATacagacacaacacaccaccacacagacacaccacctcacaaacacaacacaccaccacacaaacagaaacacaccaccacacagacacaccaccacacagacacaacacactaccacacagacacaacacactaccacacagacacaatatactaccacacaggtacagacacaccacctcacaggtacacacacaccaccacacagacacaaccacaaacacacccacagccacaaccacaaccacagacCCAACCACAACCACTGACACACCCATAGCTGCAGACACAGAGGCAGACACAGCcacagacacattcactcaaacAAGACCAACAGGGCCGTTGTGGGTTTGTTTCTGACCTTGTTTCCATCAGTAGTACGGATGGAGAGCATAGACAGGGCTGAGTTCTGCTTCTTCACTTCCTTTACGCTGGACACATGGACCTCAACCTACAACAAGACACAGATACTACATCAACAACACATGGTACAGACCACAACAGACCATCTACTTCTACCTACTGTTTGTTGGCCAACTTGGCGTTGTCTACTCTACGGCTCTATTCAGTCTGGATGGCTGAAGCGTCACAGATTCCTGATAGAAATATAAagtcatttccgattgagccgacatatgcagcgtttactgtgaatgcagcCTGCGCTAACGTGGGAACGttgcctttacatttcaatcacaCTGTAAAGCTCAACTTCtgtgatacggattgaatagggtccctattctactctactctgcttttctcttctctactcttctctaatctgctctgctcttctctaATCTGCTCTGCacttctctactcttctctaatctgctctgctcttctctaatctgctctgctcttctctaatctgctctgctctgctcttctctaatctgctctgctctactctaatcTGCTCTACTCTAATctgctctactgtgttctgctctactctgctctgctctactctgctctactctgctctactctgctctgctctgctctactctgctctgctctactctgctctactttaCTATGCTCTGCTGTGCCcttctctactctgctctgctctactctactttactatGCTCTGCTGTGCCcttctctactctgctctgctcctctctaCTCTTTACTTTTATCTACTCTGCTCTTCTCTaatctgctctactctactcttcttTACTCTACTCTTCTTtactctactcttctcttctctaatatgctctgttctactctgctctactctactctgctctgctctactctaatcTGCTCtaatctgctctgctctgctctgctctaatctgctctactctactcttcttTACTCTACTCTTCTTTACTCTACTCTTCTTTACTCTACTCTTCTTTACTCTACTCTTCTTTACTCTAATATGCCcttctctactctgttctactctactctactctgttctactctactctactctgctctgctctactctaatctgctctgctctactctgctctactctgctctactctgctctactctactctactctactctgctcttctctgctcttctctgctcTAGTCTACTCTACACCTCTTTACTCTACTCTTATCTGCTCTACTCTTATCTGCTCTACTCTTATCTGCTCTACTCTTATCTACTCTACTCTTATCTACTCTACTCTTATCTACTCTACTCTTATCTACTCTACTCTTATCTACTCTTCTTTACTCTACTCTTCTTTACTCTACTCTTCTTTACTCTACTCTTCTTTACTCTACTCTTCTTTACTCTACTCTTCTTTACTCTACTCttctttactctactctactcttctttactctactctactcttctttactctactctactcttctttactctactctactcttctttattctactctactcttctttactctgctctactcttctTTGCTATGCTCTACTCTTCTTTGCTATGCCcttctctactctgctctactctactctgctctactctactctgctctactctactctgctctactctgctctactctgctctactctgctctactctgctatGCTCTGTTCTTCTCTAATCTGCTCTTCTCTACTCGGCTCTAATCTATtctgctctgctcttctctaATCTGctcagctctactctactctactctgactactctactctacccttctttactctactctactttactcttCTCTGCTCTACTCTTCTCTGCTATGCTCTGCTCTTCTCTAATCTgctcttctctactctactctattctgctctgcGCTTCTCTAATCTGctcagctctactctactctactctgacTACTCTACTCTTCTTTATtcctctctgctctactctgactactctgctctactctattctactctattctactctattctactctattctactctggctttctctactctgctctattaTACTCTACACTACTACATATGAATCTCTTACCTTGGTGTCCTTGAGGAGTACGGAGGAGTAAAAACATACGTAGTTGACAGACACAAATAGCTTCCCATGATACAACACCTCCTTCTGCAGGGCACAGGTgaacactgaaacacacaaccAGGACAGAGGACACAGTCAAATGAGAGACACGTGAGTTTCTCCTTGACACCTCCCTTTATCCCCAGAATACACTGTGATATATTCAGCTGAGGGCACATTTAAATATTGTGCAAAGTGAGTGCTTAAGTTTAGTTGTTATCAAGCAGCACAAAGCACATAATGTGGAATGAAATATAATGAATGTCCCAATGCATTAAGTAATGATTTTGATGACTCCATCATAGCTCTGTAACCGAGACATAAATCCACATGCAGCCCAGACAGTTTCAGGACCACGATGATGATGAATCCATAAATAAGTTCCAGACTCACCATGTACTGAGATCTACTCACCATGAGTTAGTTTCTCCTCTGTAGGAATGTCTCGGAAGAGTTTGTGGAAGGTTTTGTTGTATTTCACAAAACTctacaagagagagagaacaggatcTAACTCTCTGTTAATCAATCAACCAATTAATGAATCAATCAACCAATTAATGAATCAATCAACCAATTAATGAATCAATCAACCAATTCATGAATCAATCAAccaattaattaatcaatcaactaTTTCATGAATCAATCAACCAATTCATGAATCAACCAATTCATGAATCAATCAACCAATTAATTAATCAAccaattaattaatcaatcagcCAATTCATTAATCAATCAACCAATTCATGAATCAATCAAGCATTCAATCAGGAGACATTTCCAAGCCAGAACCAAACCCCAAACACATAGCGGAGAAGGAGTGCTAGGACctcaaatcaaataaaagtttattggtcgcatatcgagatttgcagatgttatcgcaggtgcagcgaaatgcttgttgttggctaggagctagaaacagggCAACTGTGTCTGTCAGCACCATCTTGTCTGAAGCCCTCCTTCAGGTCCTTGTCCTGTATATTTCAGGTGGGCTTACATTTTTGGCAACGGCGCCATCAGGCCGGTGGAAGCTCTCCTCCTCTATGGTCTCTGACCTATGGATAGGGAGTGATTGAGATCGGATCAATGGACTTACATAGGCTTTGGTACTTTCCCCCAGTCCGTGGCCTATTCTAGTCATTAAACTTGTTTTCAGAAGTAATCTTTGACCTGAGAGATTTGCTCCTGTTCAGGCTGTGTCCCAGCTCCTGGATCTCCAGCTGGGCCTCCTCTAGACTCTTCCACTTCTCTTTGCTCTTCTTACTGCGGCTGCCTCTCCTAAGGCCCAGActacctcctccaccaccatTCTCCAGGGACCTGGAGGAACAGGGCACTAAACCGTCACGGTGTTGCCCCGTGTCTGTAAACACGCTCTGTTTAGAGGTCATATTTACGTATTTACCTATATGTCATATTTATTTTGTAATAAACTTTATTGTGGTTTGCAGAATTTCCCATAGTGGGACAATAAAGTTGTGGGTTGAATTTGTGGATTCAAACTCAACTGATTCACCTACCCATGGGCATAGTTTTTTTTGTCTGCTGGTGAAAACTGCTGTTACATTAatgaaaacattaaaaaaaatgtgcaCCAAGAATCCAAACTATACCCATAGCTATGCACCTGATTGTTATCATTTTGATTCTCATCATTTCAAGTCAATTCTGACTTTCCAGGAAGCAACCTACACAAACATGTTATATAAGTTATTAGAGATGTGAGATATCTTGTTATTTACATTCTCAGCAGCTCCGGCTAACTTGATACCATCAGACAACCATAAGGAAGAATGGTTGCCAGAGCAGTTCTAGCTAGTACTCATTATGATAGTCAACTACACCTTAGTGGCACTCAAATATCtttttcacctcatttaacacctcaattatttaacaaaaaggacatctcaataggtggtccaggtcaGTCATGACATAGCAAAGTGGGGGGTGGGCttttcctcttttgttctctataGTTCCTCAGGCAAGGGGGAGGCTGATGACGTCACAACttcccatcagaccaactccttgaatgccCTTCTCCTTGCAGTTTGCAGTTGTGTGTAAAAAACACTTTTGTTCAAAACATGTTGTTTTTATACCCTatagtgtgtgtactttactgtatttttactgtatttatacttgggattTCACTTTTTAACTGGAAAAGTTTTTTAAAAAATCGCTCGAGTATGTCTTTAAGCGTTAAAAAGAAGTGGCATCCAGGTCAAAGGAAGATTTGCTATCATTTGCAATTCAAATGATCAGAACATTTCACATGCAAAGTAGGTGTcagactgagtgtacaaaacattaagaacaccttcctaatattgagttggatttaacaagtgacatcaataaggctgcatcacatccggctgtaattgggagtcccatagggcggcacacaactggcccagccttgtccgggtttggccggggtaggccgtcattgtaaataaactgacctgcctagttaaataaaggttaaataaaaatacaataaaataaataagggatcataggtggtcagtctatgtcatgggaagagcagagttttgtacactgtgtgcaTTATGTTTAAGCGCCTGAGGATGGGAGAAAGCAAATTATGGACATTAAATATGCATGTccagatgtgggatcttaatttgagccagtttcctacatcaggaaaataatcctgtagcaacaggaaaagtgaattattatgtggacaatggacatttttgtagcggttgatacatttttcgtaagggaaaatcaagtagGACATTTCAAAGTTTAGATTAAAGACTTTAGAAGCCTTtataaacctcaaatacactacaagttttacatttcatCCTTTTCAGGAAAGTTCTCATGCAACAGggtgctcaaattaagatcctacatatcaCAGGAAgttgtggcaccttaattggggagaactgGCTCATTCTTATGACCGGAGCGGAATCGGTGGAATGGtaacaaatacatcaaacacatggtttccagatATTTGATGCCATTCCGTGAAGTCTGTTCCAGCCTCCTGTGCAACATATATATCTTTGTTTATTCTATTCCAGGATAACATTTTCATTATTGTTCCTCTCCTTACGGACAATGTAGGCCTAACTGTAACAAAAGCTGTTACATTTACAGTTCAAAAAGTCTAACTTTAATGTGAAAACCCAAATAAAATGCACAGAAACATCACATCATTGAAAAGTCGTCAAATCAATCTTTATGCACCAAAGCTTTGAGTATCTAGATATCTGCTAAAGAAAGCAGATTCACCTGCTCCCGATTAGACCAACCTGTTACTTCTGGGGCTGGACGAGGGTCCTGAGGGCTATGGCTGCAATGCATTTTGGGGAATGAAAACAAACAagttcccttccttccttctcttcctcaACTCTGGTGAGTCCTCCGTTCAGACTAAACCATTAGTGAAATGGCAATAAATACATCTGgaatggcctgtgtgtgtgttgtcatctAGGTGGTATGCACTACTGTAAGTTTGAGGAATGTACAATTCTCAATAGAAAATCCAAGATTCGGTTAAGGGACATTCAGACTTCCTAAACAGAAACAACGGTGATGGTCTCTACAGCTGGAGTTTAACTGAACCTGTCTAGAACTGTACAGAAACAACATATGTATAGCAATGCATAATAATAAAATACTTCTTTTAAAAAGTTGGTTGATACTCACACTGAGCTGTCGAGGGAGAACCTCCGGCGCTCCATGTTCATGGTCTGGAGTGGTTAAACGTCTCTCCCACTCCCACTGAGCTCCTCTCTACTCCACACTGTATTTGCACTGACTATGTAAATCGACTCTCACACGTAGGAACTCTGTGCTCCACTGTGCTGCAGTATACACCCAGCCTGTCTTTCTACTCTCCTACCTGGCTTTAGCACACAGAGAGGCAGCTGATAGATGgctagagggagagacagcttTCTCCTGTTACCAGCCAGCCTATTCTCTTCAAGCGTATTGCTGGTTTCACCTATCATCTTCTGGGGGGCGGGAATACCATTCAAGTTTACCCAATCAGCTTCGGACTCCGGAGCCTCCTGTCGGTGCCACCTGTGACACACCTCTACTGCTCATGGTAACTGTTACTGCAGGTGTTGTGTACAATCCTACTCCCATCCACAAATTAGCGCACATGTAATGCATGAATCAAAACACATTTGCAAACACACTTcacacatgtactgtacacacgcatacacacgtcACGCacctacgcacgcacgcacacactctgaAAGTGTCGACAGAGTTCACCCGGCTTGTTTTTGCTGTATCATGCTGTATCATGATCACGAATGCTCAGGTGACAGTCAGTCTGGTTCTCTCAGACCTGTTCAGACCTGTTCGCAAAAGCTTCCTGCAGAAGATACGCATCGCAGCACTGTCAACGATAACATTGTCTCAGCCTGACCAGTACAGCTAAATGACCATGCAGATTCTGAGATATGGTGGGTGTAGTACAGCATTATTGTTTGATGTTTGAAATATGTGTAAAAAAGTTATTCCTAAAAAACCTTAATCATCATGGCATGATCGACTTTGAGGAAATTCAGTCCAAACTGTATCTGTCTGGCCATGACAATGACTCATCCTCCTCTGTTGGAGCTCCAGTGTGGGTTACCCTGTACATGGTGAACTCTTCCTCCCAGCAGAGCAGGGCAAACCTGGGACAGACACCGTGAGAATCACACAGCGTTCTCCTAACTAGTGTCTTCCTCCACAATTCacgtgtgagagtgtgtgtacacTAATTCCTTTACAGGACATTTATGTTCCGCTAATATAGACTGACACAGGACAAAATCCTAGGTACCTTGAAGGTAAAGGGACAGTTAATGCATTACATacagaatgggccaaaattcacccaatttattgtgggaagcttgtggaaggctacccaaaatgtttgacccaagttaaacaatttaaaggcaatgctaccaaatactaattgagtgtatgttaacttctgacccactgggaatgtgatgaaagaaataaaagctgaaataaatcattatctctattattcggacatttcacattcttaaaataaagtggtgatcctaatctgacctaaaacagggaatttttacttggattaaatgtcaggaattgtgaaaactgagtttaaatgtatttggctaaggtgtatgtacacttccgacttcaactgtatatacagtatatatatatattagcaaTTCGCATATAGGCTATTCCTCCCCATACTGTATAAACAAAGCATTCACTACCGCCCTCTCACAAATCTACACAAGGCTTCTGGGTCATTCCGCTGAATGagtgccttttgcatccctttgataagTTGA harbors:
- the LOC120055357 gene encoding GRAM domain-containing protein 2B-like, with amino-acid sequence MERRRFSLDSSVSLENGGGGGSLGLRRGSRSKKSKEKWKSLEEAQLEIQELGHSLNRSKSLRSETIEEESFHRPDGAVAKNSFVKYNKTFHKLFRDIPTEEKLTHVFTCALQKEVLYHGKLFVSVNYVCFYSSVLLKDTKVEVHVSSVKEVKKQNSALSMLSIRTTDGNKLWYSFVSLRNRRVCYEILQFVCSQAQLGEQVESGNRSPHFSGENSVDGVDRDIDTISSNSSREDSVERSLPIEAVYSDLPSSADSWVWIVTERVKTLLLIRDMRNLNVLLSICLFLAVLLLLSSGYIGLRIVALEEQLSSLGALPEFSIHLRE